Proteins from a single region of Bradyrhizobium diazoefficiens:
- a CDS encoding conjugal transfer protein TraG, whose translation MSGTKILWGQVIVVGLIVLLAIWGATEWTAWRLAYQPELGRPWFAFSDFKIYYPPVFFWWWFVYDAYAPQVFVEGAFIVASGTFVSIAVAIGMSVWRAREAKNVQTYGSARWADAREVQAAGLLGGDGVVLGRLAQDYLRHNGPEHVLCFAPTRSGKGVGLVVPSLLTWPDSAIVHDIKGENWQLTAGFRSRHGRVLLFDPTNPKSSAYNPLLEVRRGEWEVRDVQNVADVLVDPEGSLDKRNHWEKTSHSLLVGAILHVLYAEPDKTLAGVAAFLSDPKRPIEVTLKAMMTSSHLGEQGPHPVVASTARELLNKSENERSGVLSTAMSFLGLYRDPVVAQVTSRCDWRISDLIADARPTTLYLVVPPSDISRTKPLIRLVLNQIGRRITEDLQAKNRRQRVLMMLDEFPALGRLDFFESALAFMAGYGIKAFLIAQSLNQIEKAYGPNNAILDNCHVRVSFATNDERTARRVSDALGTATEMRAMKNYAGHRLNPWLGHLMVSRQETARALLTPGEVMQLPPADEIVMVAGTAPIRAKKVRYYEDRRFAQRILSPPDPARLGRSSREDSWSSLKLPVRNDSTVQTGGAETDAANSGLRREPELPDHVAIVKETTDVTPIEEFAVLDDDDEAVRQSRLLRQQMRGVARQAALDPNDGIDL comes from the coding sequence CGGATTTCAAGATTTATTACCCGCCCGTCTTCTTCTGGTGGTGGTTCGTCTACGACGCCTATGCCCCTCAGGTCTTTGTCGAGGGGGCATTCATCGTGGCCTCGGGAACCTTCGTTTCAATCGCGGTCGCGATCGGCATGTCGGTGTGGCGGGCGCGCGAGGCCAAGAATGTCCAGACCTACGGCTCGGCGCGGTGGGCCGATGCGCGGGAGGTGCAGGCGGCCGGACTTTTGGGTGGGGACGGGGTCGTGCTTGGCAGGTTGGCGCAGGATTACCTCCGCCACAACGGACCGGAGCACGTGCTCTGCTTTGCGCCGACCCGGTCCGGCAAGGGCGTTGGCCTTGTTGTTCCTTCCCTCCTGACGTGGCCAGACTCGGCAATCGTGCACGACATCAAGGGCGAGAACTGGCAGCTCACGGCCGGGTTTCGGTCCCGACATGGCCGGGTGTTGCTGTTCGATCCGACCAATCCAAAATCGTCGGCCTACAACCCCCTTCTCGAGGTACGCCGCGGCGAATGGGAGGTTCGGGACGTCCAGAATGTTGCGGACGTGCTGGTCGATCCGGAAGGGTCGCTCGACAAGCGGAATCACTGGGAGAAGACCAGCCACTCGCTGCTTGTTGGTGCCATCCTGCACGTCCTCTATGCAGAACCCGACAAGACGCTCGCCGGGGTCGCGGCCTTTTTGTCGGACCCGAAGCGCCCGATCGAGGTCACGCTGAAGGCAATGATGACAAGCTCGCACCTTGGCGAGCAAGGTCCACATCCGGTTGTCGCCTCAACCGCGCGAGAACTGTTGAACAAGTCGGAAAACGAGCGTTCTGGCGTGCTCTCGACCGCGATGTCGTTTCTTGGACTCTATCGGGATCCGGTGGTGGCGCAGGTGACAAGCCGATGCGACTGGCGGATCTCGGACCTGATTGCCGATGCTCGCCCGACCACGCTCTATCTTGTCGTGCCTCCGTCCGACATCTCCCGGACGAAGCCGCTCATACGTCTCGTGCTCAATCAAATCGGCCGTCGCATCACCGAAGATCTCCAAGCCAAGAACCGCCGCCAGCGTGTCCTGATGATGCTGGACGAGTTCCCGGCCCTGGGACGTCTCGATTTTTTCGAGTCGGCGCTCGCGTTCATGGCCGGATACGGCATCAAGGCCTTCCTGATTGCGCAGTCGTTGAACCAGATCGAGAAGGCCTACGGCCCCAACAATGCGATTTTGGACAATTGCCATGTCCGCGTGAGCTTCGCAACAAATGACGAGCGGACCGCGAGACGCGTTTCGGACGCGCTTGGGACTGCGACCGAGATGCGAGCCATGAAGAACTATGCCGGTCATCGGCTGAACCCGTGGCTTGGCCATCTGATGGTCTCGCGGCAGGAGACCGCACGCGCCTTGCTCACACCCGGCGAGGTGATGCAGCTTCCTCCCGCCGACGAAATCGTCATGGTGGCCGGGACGGCGCCGATCCGAGCCAAGAAGGTGCGCTACTACGAAGACAGACGCTTTGCCCAGCGCATTCTCTCACCGCCAGATCCGGCCAGACTGGGGCGGTCTTCCCGGGAAGATAGTTGGTCCAGCCTCAAGCTCCCCGTGCGGAATGATTCAACGGTCCAGACCGGAGGGGCCGAAACCGATGCCGCCAACAGCGGCCTGCGCCGGGAACCCGAGCTTCCTGACCACGTCGCCATCGTCAAAGAGACAACCGACGTGACGCCGATAGAAGAATTTGCCGTGCTCGACGACGACGATGAGGCCGTGCGTCAATCCCGGCTTCTTCGCCAGCAGATGCGGGGCGTAGCCCGCCAGGCGGCGCTTGACCCGAACGACGGCATTGATCTCTGA
- the trbK-alt gene encoding putative entry exclusion protein TrbK-alt produces the protein MSDQKAFQALSLAITVVGGAALIVACTIQLRGPDKIMGPKPSSITASRPMESDLTRCRTVTSEHSPAYQDCQRIWAENRRRFFRPSVSSISPAVNDRASSPVLSAPKDQSRMPQGDPSVASPEGGNQ, from the coding sequence ATGAGCGATCAAAAGGCATTCCAAGCATTGTCGCTTGCTATCACAGTGGTTGGCGGAGCGGCACTCATCGTCGCATGCACGATCCAGCTACGCGGTCCGGACAAAATCATGGGTCCGAAGCCATCGAGCATAACGGCCAGCCGTCCTATGGAATCCGATCTCACCCGCTGCCGTACCGTGACCTCAGAGCATTCTCCGGCGTATCAGGATTGCCAGAGGATCTGGGCCGAGAACCGGCGCCGGTTCTTCCGTCCAAGCGTGAGCTCGATCAGTCCCGCTGTCAACGATCGAGCCAGCTCGCCGGTGCTGTCAGCGCCGAAAGATCAGAGCCGAATGCCTCAAGGCGATCCCTCCGTCGCGTCACCCGAGGGAGGTAATCAATGA
- the trbG gene encoding P-type conjugative transfer protein TrbG gives MKPQSSQVATGVSPGASGRAAVSVLAVLACMLGACSTYIPPQITYDSDVPPLPPGPADVDDRSRPLHVPPAWKPALGGKSGAKEEVEPVDRVEAANSAARVQPRKRGYFNAAQIYSFSAGALYQVYAAPGQITDIALEEGEQLVGSGPIAAGDTVRWVVGDTENGSGDTRRVHVLVKPTRASIETNLVINTDRRTYLIELRSREKPYMPLVAWYYPQDRQGKRQSAPLAPALPDITQRRFRYRIEGDNAPWRPITAYDDGRKVYIEFPQGIVQGEMPPLFALGPDGKTEIVNYRAYGNLLIVDRLFAAAELRLGGEHQQKVRIIRTDGSST, from the coding sequence ATGAAGCCGCAATCCTCTCAAGTGGCGACTGGCGTCTCTCCAGGGGCATCGGGCAGGGCGGCCGTTTCAGTGCTTGCGGTCCTCGCGTGCATGCTTGGCGCCTGCTCGACCTATATTCCGCCCCAAATCACCTATGACTCCGACGTGCCGCCACTGCCGCCGGGACCGGCCGATGTCGATGATCGGAGCCGGCCACTTCACGTCCCGCCCGCCTGGAAGCCGGCGCTCGGCGGCAAATCGGGGGCAAAGGAGGAAGTCGAGCCGGTCGACAGGGTCGAAGCGGCCAATAGCGCAGCTCGCGTCCAGCCACGCAAACGCGGGTATTTCAACGCCGCGCAGATCTACAGCTTCAGTGCCGGTGCCCTGTACCAGGTCTACGCAGCGCCGGGTCAAATCACGGACATCGCGCTGGAGGAGGGCGAACAACTGGTCGGGTCCGGCCCGATCGCGGCCGGTGACACGGTGCGTTGGGTCGTCGGGGATACCGAGAATGGAAGCGGGGACACCCGCCGCGTCCATGTCCTGGTCAAGCCGACGCGCGCGTCGATCGAGACGAACCTCGTCATCAACACGGACCGGCGTACCTATCTGATTGAGCTTCGCTCGCGCGAAAAGCCCTACATGCCGCTCGTTGCGTGGTACTACCCGCAAGATCGGCAGGGGAAGAGACAATCGGCACCTTTGGCACCTGCTTTGCCGGACATCACGCAGCGCAGGTTCCGTTACCGTATCGAAGGTGACAACGCTCCCTGGCGGCCTATCACAGCCTATGATGATGGTCGCAAGGTCTACATCGAATTTCCGCAAGGCATCGTACAGGGCGAAATGCCGCCCCTGTTTGCCCTCGGCCCTGACGGCAAGACCGAGATCGTCAATTATCGGGCCTATGGCAATCTGCTGATTGTCGATCGGCTGTTCGCAGCCGCCGAACTCCGGCTGGGCGGAGAGCACCAGCAGAAGGTCAGAATTATTCGGACCGACGGGAGCTCGACATGA
- the trbB gene encoding P-type conjugative transfer ATPase TrbB, translated as MAIHSLQSEAISRGARMLRSALGLAIARYLEDDAIAEVMLNPDGRLWVDRLSSGLTDTGEQLSAADGERIIRLVAHHVGAEVHAAAPRISAELPETGERFEGLLPPVVTAPAFAIRKPAVAVFTLDDYARVGIMTADHAAALRQAVASRKNILVAGGTSTGKTTLTNALLAEVAKTSDRVVLIEDTRELQCKTPNLVALRTKDGVVSLSDLVRSSLRLRPDRIPIGEVRGAEALDLLKAWGTGHPGGIGTIHAGTALGALRRLEQLIQEAVMTVPRALIAETINVVAVLSGRGAERRLAELARVNGLGAAGDYSLSPAGDFT; from the coding sequence GTGGCAATCCATTCTCTTCAGTCGGAGGCGATCTCGCGCGGCGCGCGGATGCTCCGCAGCGCGCTGGGGCTCGCCATCGCGCGCTACCTCGAAGATGATGCGATCGCCGAGGTGATGCTGAACCCTGACGGCCGATTGTGGGTCGACCGGCTCTCCAGCGGATTGACAGACACAGGTGAACAACTCTCCGCCGCCGATGGCGAGCGCATCATTCGCCTGGTGGCGCATCATGTCGGGGCCGAGGTCCACGCCGCCGCGCCCCGTATTTCTGCCGAACTACCCGAGACCGGAGAGCGGTTTGAAGGCCTGTTGCCGCCTGTCGTCACGGCACCAGCATTCGCCATTCGCAAGCCCGCCGTCGCGGTCTTCACGCTCGACGACTATGCCAGGGTAGGCATCATGACGGCCGATCACGCCGCGGCACTGCGCCAGGCCGTGGCCTCGCGCAAAAACATCCTGGTCGCTGGCGGTACATCAACGGGCAAGACCACGCTCACAAATGCATTGCTTGCTGAGGTCGCGAAGACCAGTGACCGGGTCGTTCTGATCGAGGACACCCGCGAGCTGCAATGCAAGACACCGAATCTGGTTGCGCTGCGTACCAAGGATGGCGTGGTCTCGCTCTCGGATCTCGTGCGCTCCTCACTTCGGCTGCGTCCGGACCGCATTCCCATTGGCGAGGTGCGGGGCGCTGAGGCTCTTGATCTGCTCAAGGCGTGGGGCACCGGTCACCCCGGCGGGATCGGCACCATCCATGCGGGCACTGCGCTCGGCGCTCTACGCCGGCTCGAGCAGCTTATCCAGGAAGCCGTGATGACCGTGCCGCGCGCCCTGATCGCCGAAACCATCAACGTCGTTGCGGTCCTGTCCGGGCGCGGTGCCGAGCGCCGGCTTGCCGAACTCGCGCGCGTCAACGGCCTCGGAGCGGCGGGGGATTACAGCCTTTCACCAGCAGGAGACTTCACATGA
- the trbF gene encoding conjugal transfer protein TrbF, producing MFKRSSVHYGRTPAPVTPYQKAAQAWDERIGSARVQAKNWRLMAFGCLTLSCGLAAGLVWQSSQGTITPWVVEVDRLGQAQRVAPATADFEPSDAQIAYHLARFIEDVRALPADGIVLRQNWLRAYDFTTDRGAAALNEYARSNDPFARLGKTQVSVEVSSVIRASTESFRVAWVERGYENGSLGSTERWTAILTIVIQPPRDADRLRKNPLGVYVNAISWSKELGQ from the coding sequence ATGTTCAAGAGGTCTTCGGTTCACTACGGGCGAACGCCCGCGCCGGTGACGCCCTATCAGAAGGCGGCGCAAGCGTGGGACGAGCGCATCGGTTCGGCACGTGTGCAGGCCAAAAATTGGCGGCTGATGGCATTCGGCTGCCTGACGCTCTCGTGTGGCCTCGCAGCAGGGCTGGTCTGGCAATCCAGCCAAGGAACGATCACGCCATGGGTCGTCGAAGTCGATCGTCTCGGCCAGGCGCAAAGAGTGGCTCCCGCGACAGCTGATTTCGAACCCAGCGATGCTCAGATTGCCTATCACTTGGCTCGCTTTATCGAGGACGTCCGGGCTCTGCCGGCAGACGGCATTGTCCTGCGCCAGAACTGGCTCAGGGCGTACGACTTCACCACGGACCGCGGGGCCGCTGCGCTCAACGAATACGCCAGGAGCAATGATCCCTTCGCAAGGCTCGGGAAGACGCAAGTCTCAGTCGAGGTCTCGAGCGTGATCCGCGCCTCAACGGAAAGCTTCCGCGTCGCCTGGGTCGAGCGCGGCTACGAGAACGGATCGCTTGGTTCAACCGAGCGCTGGACCGCCATTCTGACGATCGTCATTCAGCCCCCTCGCGATGCCGATCGGTTGCGCAAGAATCCGCTCGGCGTCTACGTCAATGCAATCAGCTGGTCGAAGGAGCTCGGGCAATGA
- the trbJ gene encoding P-type conjugative transfer protein TrbJ encodes MSPRRLALAISIVAVSLLTTAPSGAQWIVFDPNNYVQNVLTAARELQQINNQITSLQNEAQMLINQAKNLASLPYTSLQQLQSSIQRTQQLLSQAQRIAYDVQQIDRAFATSYGPATSSQSDSALIAGAQSRWQNSVAAFQDALRVQAGVVGNLDTNRIQTSALVSSSQGASGALQATQAGNQILALQAAQLADLTATVAAQGRAQSLESARRAAAQDQAREQLRRFLTSGQGYQSSSVQMFH; translated from the coding sequence ATGAGCCCTCGTCGTCTCGCTCTGGCGATCAGCATCGTTGCTGTCTCGCTTCTGACAACCGCGCCCAGCGGGGCGCAATGGATCGTCTTTGATCCCAACAACTACGTCCAGAATGTCCTGACCGCAGCACGAGAGCTGCAGCAGATCAACAATCAGATCACCTCGTTGCAGAACGAGGCGCAAATGTTGATCAACCAGGCGAAGAACCTCGCAAGCCTGCCATATACCTCGCTGCAGCAGCTCCAGAGCTCCATTCAGCGCACCCAGCAGCTTCTCAGCCAGGCCCAGCGCATCGCCTATGACGTGCAGCAGATCGATCGGGCCTTTGCCACGAGCTACGGACCGGCAACCAGCAGCCAATCCGATTCAGCGTTGATCGCAGGTGCGCAATCGCGCTGGCAGAATTCGGTCGCGGCATTTCAGGACGCGCTCCGTGTGCAAGCCGGCGTTGTCGGAAATCTCGACACAAACCGCATTCAGACCTCGGCACTGGTGAGCTCAAGCCAGGGTGCAAGCGGGGCCCTGCAGGCCACGCAAGCCGGCAACCAGATCCTGGCACTACAGGCAGCGCAGCTCGCCGACTTGACCGCGACCGTGGCGGCGCAGGGCAGGGCTCAATCGCTGGAATCTGCCCGGCGCGCCGCGGCTCAGGACCAAGCTCGCGAGCAGCTTCGGCGCTTTCTGACCAGCGGCCAGGGTTATCAATCCTCCAGCGTGCAGATGTTTCATTGA
- a CDS encoding TrbC/VirB2 family protein produces the protein MSPPAWAAGSNMPWEQPLNQILQSVEGPVAKIIAVIIIVVTGLTLAFGDSSGGFRRLIQIVFGLSIAFAASSFFLSFFSFGGGVVV, from the coding sequence ATGAGTCCGCCCGCCTGGGCCGCCGGCTCCAACATGCCCTGGGAGCAGCCGCTCAATCAGATCCTGCAGTCGGTTGAAGGACCGGTCGCCAAAATCATCGCAGTCATCATCATCGTCGTCACGGGCCTGACGCTCGCATTCGGCGATAGCTCGGGCGGCTTTCGCAGGCTGATTCAGATCGTGTTCGGGCTTTCGATTGCGTTTGCAGCCTCGAGCTTCTTCTTGTCGTTTTTCTCATTCGGCGGCGGGGTGGTGGTGTGA
- the trbE gene encoding conjugal transfer protein TrbE: MMNLAEYRRSSTRLADFLPWAALVDAGIILNKDGSFQRTARFRGPDLDSAVPAELVAVAGRLNNALRRLGSGWAVFVEAQRHSAGAYPPDTFPDVASALVDAERRAQFEEEGAHYDSSYYLTFVYLPPAEDAARAERLLYEGGTRTPSADAREVLSGFADRTDRVLQLIEGFMPECAWLGDEATLTYLHSTISIKRHRVRVPEIPMYLDALLADQPLTGGLEPMLGAAHLRVLTIVGFPTATTPGILDDLNRLAFPYRWSTRAIMLDKTDAAKLLTKIRRQWFAKRKSIAAILKEVMTNEASSLLDTDAHNKAMDADAALLELGSDQIGEAFVTASVTVWGKDARSADERLRLVEKVIQGRDFTCMIETVNAVEAWLGSLPGQVYANIRQPPISTLNLAHMIPLSAVWAGEARDHHFKAPPLLFGKTEGSTPFRFALHVGDVGHTLVVGPTGAGKSVLLALMALQFRRYPQSQVFAFDFGGSIRAAALAMGGDWHDLGGALSQDASEPVALQPLAWIDDTAERAWATDWVASILAREKIEITPEAKDHLWSALTSLASARLPERTLTGLSVLLQSTTLKRALQPYCLGGPYGRLLDAEFERIGEASVQAFETEGLIGTGAAPAVLAYLFHRIGDRLDGRPTLMIVDEGWLALDDADFAGQLREWLKTLRKKNASVVFATQSLSDIDGSDIAPAIIESCPTRLLLPNERAIEPQITAIYRRFGLNDRQIELLSRATPKRDYYCQSRRGNRMFELGLGEVALAFAAASSKTDQAAIDRLVTEHGREAFVPAWLQHRGAGWAVDLIPNLGNLEKSQ, encoded by the coding sequence ATGATGAATCTCGCGGAATACCGCCGATCGAGCACGCGGCTTGCCGATTTCCTGCCGTGGGCGGCTCTGGTCGACGCGGGCATCATCCTGAACAAGGACGGCTCGTTTCAGCGAACGGCCAGATTCCGCGGACCGGATCTGGACAGCGCGGTCCCGGCTGAACTCGTGGCCGTGGCCGGTCGTCTCAACAACGCTCTGCGCCGTCTGGGATCCGGCTGGGCCGTCTTCGTGGAGGCGCAGCGCCACTCCGCAGGAGCGTATCCGCCGGACACATTTCCGGACGTTGCATCGGCGCTGGTTGATGCCGAGCGCCGGGCGCAGTTTGAAGAAGAGGGCGCCCATTACGACTCGAGCTATTACCTGACTTTCGTCTACCTGCCGCCGGCGGAGGATGCGGCGAGGGCGGAGCGGCTTCTTTATGAAGGCGGCACTCGCACGCCAAGTGCCGACGCGCGCGAAGTTCTCAGCGGCTTTGCCGACCGAACCGACCGCGTGCTGCAGCTTATCGAGGGCTTTATGCCCGAATGCGCCTGGCTCGGCGACGAGGCGACGCTGACCTACCTGCATTCGACGATCTCGATCAAACGGCATCGGGTTCGTGTGCCCGAGATTCCCATGTATCTCGACGCATTGCTCGCCGACCAGCCCTTGACCGGTGGTCTCGAGCCGATGTTGGGCGCGGCACATCTGCGCGTTCTGACCATCGTCGGGTTTCCGACAGCGACCACGCCCGGAATTCTCGATGACCTCAATCGTCTCGCTTTCCCGTACCGCTGGTCGACCCGGGCGATCATGCTCGACAAGACGGATGCCGCAAAGCTCCTGACGAAAATCCGGCGCCAGTGGTTCGCCAAGCGGAAGTCGATTGCTGCGATCCTGAAGGAGGTGATGACCAACGAGGCCTCCTCGCTTCTCGATACCGATGCCCACAACAAGGCGATGGATGCGGACGCGGCGCTCCTGGAGCTAGGTTCGGACCAGATCGGAGAGGCGTTCGTGACGGCGAGCGTTACCGTTTGGGGCAAAGATGCGCGCTCGGCCGACGAGAGATTGCGGCTCGTCGAGAAGGTCATTCAGGGGCGCGACTTCACCTGCATGATCGAGACGGTGAATGCCGTCGAAGCGTGGCTCGGCAGCCTGCCTGGACAGGTCTACGCCAACATCCGGCAACCGCCCATTTCGACCCTCAACCTTGCGCATATGATTCCCCTGTCGGCCGTGTGGGCCGGCGAGGCGCGAGATCATCATTTCAAGGCTCCGCCCCTGCTTTTTGGCAAGACAGAAGGGTCAACTCCCTTCCGTTTCGCGCTTCACGTCGGGGACGTCGGACACACGCTTGTGGTTGGTCCGACCGGTGCCGGCAAGTCGGTCCTGCTGGCGCTGATGGCGCTCCAGTTCCGCCGCTATCCCCAGTCTCAGGTGTTCGCCTTTGATTTTGGAGGCTCAATCCGGGCGGCAGCCCTCGCGATGGGTGGCGATTGGCACGATCTCGGCGGCGCGCTGTCGCAAGATGCGTCCGAGCCGGTCGCGTTGCAGCCATTGGCCTGGATCGACGATACGGCGGAACGGGCCTGGGCCACGGACTGGGTCGCCTCGATCCTTGCCCGCGAGAAGATCGAGATCACGCCGGAGGCAAAGGATCACCTATGGTCGGCGCTGACCTCCCTTGCTTCAGCGCGCCTGCCGGAGCGGACCCTGACAGGGCTGTCCGTTCTGCTCCAGTCGACGACCCTGAAACGCGCTTTGCAGCCCTATTGCCTCGGCGGACCCTATGGCCGGCTGCTCGATGCAGAATTCGAGCGAATTGGCGAGGCGTCGGTTCAGGCGTTCGAAACCGAGGGATTGATTGGAACGGGCGCGGCGCCCGCGGTGCTGGCCTATCTGTTCCACCGCATTGGCGATCGCCTCGACGGCAGGCCGACGCTCATGATCGTCGACGAAGGCTGGCTCGCGCTTGATGATGCGGATTTTGCCGGCCAGCTCCGTGAATGGTTGAAGACGCTGCGCAAGAAGAACGCCTCTGTGGTGTTTGCCACACAGTCTTTGTCGGACATCGATGGATCTGACATCGCTCCTGCCATCATCGAGAGCTGCCCGACTCGATTGCTTCTGCCGAACGAGCGCGCGATCGAGCCTCAGATCACCGCGATCTACCGCCGTTTTGGGCTCAACGATCGCCAGATCGAGCTCTTGAGCCGCGCGACGCCGAAACGGGACTATTACTGCCAGTCCCGCCGCGGCAACCGCATGTTCGAGCTCGGGCTCGGTGAAGTCGCGCTCGCCTTTGCGGCTGCATCCTCCAAGACGGACCAGGCCGCGATCGATCGATTGGTCACAGAGCACGGGCGCGAGGCCTTTGTGCCTGCTTGGCTCCAGCACCGCGGAGCCGGTTGGGCCGTGGACCTTATTCCCAATCTTGGCAATCTGGAGAAATCGCAATGA
- a CDS encoding CopG family transcriptional regulator has product MRNRMNVYFPPELLKEISDLADRKNISRSAIVEAAVISFLSPDGVDRKEAAFARRLDRLSRQVQRLERDVGLTAETLALFVRFWLTITPPLPNEAQAAAQIKGRERFEGFVETLGRRLQKGQSFLREIPDDIVRGAPEESTN; this is encoded by the coding sequence ATGCGCAACCGCATGAACGTGTATTTCCCGCCGGAGCTTCTGAAGGAGATCTCCGACCTTGCCGATCGCAAAAACATCTCGCGATCAGCCATCGTCGAGGCGGCCGTCATCTCGTTTCTGTCGCCGGATGGAGTGGATCGCAAAGAGGCGGCGTTCGCCCGCCGTCTCGACCGGTTGTCCCGGCAAGTGCAGCGACTTGAGCGGGATGTCGGGCTAACGGCCGAGACGTTGGCCCTGTTTGTTCGGTTTTGGCTGACGATCACGCCTCCCTTGCCGAACGAAGCCCAGGCCGCCGCTCAGATCAAAGGACGTGAGCGCTTTGAAGGCTTCGTCGAGACATTGGGCCGCCGCCTGCAAAAGGGCCAAAGCTTCTTGCGGGAGATTCCGGACGATATCGTTCGTGGCGCGCCCGAGGAGTCCACCAACTGA
- a CDS encoding VirB3 family type IV secretion system protein, producing the protein MDEPVAGFIAPVHRALTEPILMGGAPRSVAIVNGTLAAALGLGLRLWIAGLLLWAIGHAAAVWAAKRDPAFVEVVRRHLRVPAHLNI; encoded by the coding sequence ATGGACGAGCCTGTCGCAGGATTTATCGCGCCGGTGCATCGGGCGCTGACGGAGCCGATCCTGATGGGCGGAGCACCCCGGTCGGTCGCCATCGTTAACGGCACGCTCGCCGCAGCCCTTGGGCTCGGACTGCGCTTGTGGATCGCCGGTCTCCTGCTCTGGGCCATTGGTCACGCGGCAGCTGTCTGGGCTGCCAAGCGAGACCCCGCATTCGTCGAAGTGGTGCGCCGTCACCTGCGCGTCCCAGCCCATCTCAACATCTAG
- the trbL gene encoding P-type conjugative transfer protein TrbL, which produces MTGTGIIDQFLETFTRYIDNGFGLLGGEVGYLATTLAAIDITLAALFWSWGTDEDIVARLVKKTLFVAVFAYLIGNWNHLARIVFESFAGLGLKASGTGLSAGDFVHPGKIAQVGLDAGRPILDSISNLMGYISFFENFVQIVVLLFAWAVVLLAFFILAIQLFVTLIEFKLTTLAGFVLLPFGLFGKTAFAAERVLGNVVSSGIKVLVLAVIVGIGSTLFSQFTSGFNGGQPTIEDAMTLVLAALSLLGLGIFGPGIANGLVSGGPQLGAGSAVGTGLAAGGMAAAGAGLAAGGVGLAGGAIAGAARGGSAIASGAAAAYRSGGIGGVAEAAASASVSPLRRASASIHRGSQSTGTTSASSGEGPPDWARRMKRAQTISHGVSAATHAVRSGDHGGSGSSIDLSDGGR; this is translated from the coding sequence ATGACGGGCACAGGAATTATCGATCAGTTCCTCGAGACCTTCACCCGCTACATCGACAATGGCTTTGGGCTTCTTGGCGGCGAGGTGGGTTATCTTGCGACAACGCTGGCTGCGATCGACATCACCCTGGCCGCCCTGTTCTGGAGCTGGGGCACGGATGAGGACATCGTCGCGCGGCTCGTCAAGAAAACCCTGTTCGTCGCTGTCTTCGCCTACCTGATCGGTAATTGGAATCATCTCGCCCGTATCGTCTTCGAAAGCTTCGCCGGTCTCGGATTGAAGGCCTCAGGGACAGGCCTTTCAGCAGGCGATTTTGTTCACCCCGGAAAAATCGCACAAGTCGGACTCGATGCCGGCCGGCCGATCCTGGATTCGATCTCGAACCTGATGGGCTACATCAGCTTTTTTGAGAACTTTGTCCAGATCGTCGTCCTGCTGTTCGCCTGGGCCGTCGTCCTGCTCGCCTTCTTCATTCTGGCGATCCAGCTCTTCGTCACGCTGATCGAGTTCAAGCTGACGACGCTGGCAGGGTTCGTGCTGCTTCCGTTCGGCCTGTTCGGCAAAACGGCGTTTGCGGCCGAACGCGTCCTCGGCAATGTCGTGTCGTCCGGCATCAAGGTGCTGGTGCTGGCCGTGATCGTCGGTATCGGCTCGACCTTGTTTTCTCAATTCACCTCCGGCTTCAACGGCGGTCAGCCGACGATTGAAGACGCCATGACTCTGGTCTTGGCCGCATTGTCGCTTTTGGGTCTTGGAATCTTTGGACCCGGAATCGCGAACGGACTGGTATCCGGGGGTCCCCAACTCGGAGCGGGCAGCGCGGTCGGTACCGGACTTGCGGCCGGCGGGATGGCTGCAGCGGGAGCCGGTCTGGCTGCCGGCGGTGTCGGCCTCGCCGGCGGAGCGATCGCAGGTGCGGCGCGGGGCGGCAGCGCGATCGCAAGCGGCGCGGCGGCCGCCTACCGGAGCGGCGGCATCGGTGGTGTTGCCGAGGCTGCTGCTTCCGCTTCTGTCAGTCCGCTCCGCAGAGCCTCCGCATCGATCCATCGCGGCAGCCAGTCGACCGGCACGACCTCTGCCAGCTCGGGCGAAGGTCCGCCGGATTGGGCGCGGCGCATGAAGCGCGCGCAGACAATCAGCCATGGAGTTTCGGCGGCAACTCATGCCGTTCGGTCGGGAGACCATGGGGGAAGTGGCAGCTCGATCGATCTGTCCGACGGAGGGCGCTAG